A single region of the Polyodon spathula isolate WHYD16114869_AA chromosome 12, ASM1765450v1, whole genome shotgun sequence genome encodes:
- the LOC121323811 gene encoding homeobox protein six1b: MSMLPSFGFTQEQVACVCEVLQQGGNLERLGRFLWSLPACDHLHKNESVLKAKAVVAFHRGNFRELYKLLESHQFSPHNHPKLQQLWLKAHYVEAEKLRGRPLGAVGKYRVRRKFPLPRTIWDGEETSYCFKEKSRGVLREWYTHNPYPSPREKRELAEATGLTTTQVSNWFKNRRQRDRAAEAKERENSENNNSGNNKQNQLSPLDGGKSLMSSSEDEFSPPQSPDQNSVLLLQGNMNHSVGSSYPLTGLSASQSVHSIQGHPHQLQDSLLGPLTSSLVDLGS; encoded by the exons ATGTCAATGCTGCCTTCATTCGGCTTTACCCAGGAGCAAGTGGCCTGTGTGTGTGAGGTGCTCCAGCAAGGGGGGAACTTGGAAAGACTGGGACGGTTTCTGTGGTCCCTTCCCGCGTGTGACCATCTACACAAGAACGAAAGCGTCCTGAAAGCTAAGGCGGTGGTAGCGTTTCACCGTGGCAATTTCAGAGAACTGTACAAATTACTAGAGAGCCACCAATTTTCCCCACACAACCACCCCAAACTCCAGCAGCTGTGGCTGAAGGCGCACTACGTCGAGGCAGAAAAACTGAGAGGAAGACCTCTGGGCGCAGTCGGGAAATACAGGGTACGAAGAAAATTCCCTTTGCCCCGGACAATTTGGGACGGGGAAGAAACCAGCTACTGCTTTAAGGAAAAATCCAGGGGCGTACTGAGGGAATGGTACACCCACAACCCGTACCCGTCTCCGCGGGAGAAGAGAGAATTAGCGGAGGCCACGGGACTCACCACAACGCAAGTCAGCAACTGGTTCAAAAATAGAAGACAGCGGGACAGAGCCGCAGAAGCTAAAGAAAG GGAGAACAGTGAAAACAACAACTCTGGCAACAACAAACAGAACCAGCTATCCCCACTGGATGGGGGCAAATCTCTAATGTCAAGCTCAGAAGACGAGTTTTCGCCCCCGCAGAGCCCTGATCAGAACTCAGTCTTACTGTTGCAGGGAAATATGAACCACTCTGTGGGCTCCAGTTATCCCTTGACCGGTCTAAGCGCTTCTCAGTCTGTTCATAGCATTCAAGGACATCCGCACCAGCTCCAAGACTCTCTTCTCGGACCCCTAACTTCTAGCCTTGTGGATCTTGGCTCTTAA
- the LOC121324660 gene encoding homeobox protein SIX4-like translates to MSSSSSEVICANEIKKERTGDSQETTKLLELDSVALSMEHAISTADQLQNELLVSAASALSFSPEQVACVCEALQQGGNVDRLARFLWSLPQSDLLRGNESILKAQALVAFHHGRYQELYSILENQSFTPSNHSSLQDLWYKARYTEAEKARGRPLGAVDKYRLRRKYPLPRTIWDGEETVYCFKERSRNALKELYKHNRYPSPAEKRNLAKITGLSLTQVSNWFKNRRQRDRNPSETQSKSESDGNHSTEDESSKGHDDLSPRPLSNSPDGINNHHHSNSISLTSTTEGTIIQQIGDPKTSSGSPGAVFNRNLVTANTPSVFFNGSSYIQTPSNILFNGLNVGGTQAIAFSPLRSTSNIVSNGEIVLHSSDEKDFKLLNGPVTNSAMPYNLNTPSASFPAAINARDIKIGSLQTLASQEGGPVVTLTTCNGPLQVNQYSLVQIPSAETSGQMVSGNLGLPHLQMPPVSTAPSHGNILLSSAATGQGESFSNGPSSTVQQGKLVLSPVQPRTVLYTVPNTLQGVTSIKQEPAEGGLVFSQLMQVDQNSQLNVNVSSENLSGAVAQTVTSSLVNVTLNQNYSLVSPAVLGNSDPLNSHGSVRPSAVVSSQPVCVAASNPPSGVSVGNASYATLQSSPLISTSAQSTLTVSESHLMLAADRGEDSCRSGQHLSQDLRSPHVTVQQLVPTLKGNFLSISENKSSEDFLTLDSKSKCAVSEMVRVICAEMETEEKRLAKLQNVQMDEDISDI, encoded by the exons ATGTCTTCTTCCTCAAGCGAAGTCATATGTGCAAATGAGATTAAGAAAGAGAGGACGGGAGACTCGCAGGAGACCACGAAACTGCTAGAACTGGATTCCGTAGCCCTGTCTATGGAGCATGCAATTTCAACTGCAGACCAGCTCCAGAACGAACTTTTGGTGAGTGCTGCTTCTGCCCTGTCTTTTTCCCCAGAACAAGTGGCTTGCGTCTGTGAGGCTTTGCAGCAAGGTGGTAACGTGGACCGCTTAGCCAGGTTTTTGTGGTCATTGCCCCAAAGTGACCTACTACGTGGCAACGAAAGCATCCTGAAAGCCCAAGCCTTGGTGGCTTTCCACCACGGACGATACCAGGAACTTTACAGCATTTTGGAGAACCAGAGTTTCACCCCCTCCAACCACTCGTCCCTGCAGGACCTCTGGTACAAGGCACGGTATACAGAAGCCGAGAAGGCTCGGGGGAGACCACTAGGAGCTGTGGACAAATACAGGCTGAGGAGAAAATACCCGCTTCCCCGGACCATCTGGGACGGGGAGGAGACGGTATACTGCTTCAAAGAGCGGTCCAGGAACGCGCTGAAGGAGCTTTATAAGCACAACAGATACCCTTCACCGGCCGAGAAAAGAAACCTGGCGAAAATCACAGGGCTTTCATTAACTCAGGTCAGCAACTGGTTTAAAAACAGGAGGCAGCGGGACAGAAATCCGTCTGAAACGCAATCCAAAAG CGAGTCTGATGGCAATCACAGCACCGAAGATGAGTCGAGCAAAGGGCATGATGACCTCTCCCCTCGGCCCTTGTCCAACTCGCCGGACGGGATCAATaaccaccaccacagcaacagcaTCTCCCTCACCAGCACTACAGAAGGCACTATCATTCAACAGATAGGGGATCCAAAAACCTCTTCAGGTTCACCTGGCGCAGTGTTCAACAGGAACCTTGTGACGGCTAACACTCCTTCGGTGTTCTTTAATGGGAGCTCCTACATTCAGACGCCAAGTAACATCCTCTTCAATGGACTTAACGTGGGAGGAACCCAGGCCATTGCCTTCAGCCCGCTGAGGAGCACCAGCAACATTGTAAGCAATGGAGAGATCGTGCTGCACTCGTCTGATGAGAAAGATTTTAAGCTCCTCAATGGACCTGTGACTAACTCTGCCATGCCTTACAATCTCAACACGCCGAGTGCCTCTTTCCCAGCAGCCATTAATGCCAGAGATATCAAAATTGGAAGCTTACAGACCCTCGCTTCTCAAGAGGGAGGACCTGTAGTCACTTTGACAACATGCAATGGACCCCTTCAAGTCAACCAGTACAGCCTTGTTCAAATCCCCTCTGCTGAAACCAGTGGGCAGATGGTCAGTGGGAACCTTGGGCTTCCACATTTACAAATGCCTCCTGTCTCAACAGCGCCTTCCCATG GTAACATTTTATTAAGCAGTGCTGCCACTGGACAAGGGGAATCCTTCTCCAATGGGCCATCCTCAACAGTGCAGCAGGGCAAACTAGTCCTCTCCCCTGTCCAGCCTCGCACTGTGCTGTACACGGTCCCAAACACGTTGCAGGGGGTGACCTCCATCAAGCAGGAGCCTGCAGAGGGGGGTTTAGTGTTTTCTCAGTTGATGCAAGTCGATCAAAACAGCCAGCTAAATGTGAATGTGTCTTCAGAAAACCTTTCCGGGGCCGTTGCACAGACTGTGACCTCGTCTCTGGTCAATGTAACTTTGAACCAGAATTACTCTCTGGTGTCGCCAGCTGTCCTCGGCAATTCAGACCCTTTGAACTCTCACGGCTCAGTGAGGCCCTCAGCAGTAGTGTCCAGCCAGCCTGTCTGTGTGGCAGCCAGTAACCCACCCAGCGGAGTGTCAGTGGGCAACGCCAGCTATGCAACTCTTCAGAGCAGCCCTCTGATCTCCACGTCAGCTCAAAGCACGCTGACCGTCTCTGAGTCCCACCTGATGCTGGCCGCAGACCGGGGGGAGGACTCCTGCAGATCAGGGCAGCATCTTTCTCAAGACTTGAGGAGCCCGCACGTCACAGTGCAGCAGCTAGTCCCCACACTGAAGGGCAACTTCCTTTCCATTTCAGAGAACAAATCGAGTGAGGATTTCCTGACGCTCGACTCCAAGTCAAAGTGTGCAGTGAGTGAAATGGTGAGAGTCATCTGTGCAGAGATGGAGACAGAAGAGAAACGGCttgcaaaactgcaaaatgtcCAAATGGATGAAGACATCAGTGATATCTAA